In a single window of the uncultured Dysgonomonas sp. genome:
- a CDS encoding amidohydrolase produces MKKVLLVIALTTLAVTVSAQKNKKNIPLNNVSINYLDKSFSVYDKLQKTIWRNPELGFLETESSALLQNHLKENEFTVEAGVAGMPTAFVATYGSGHPVIAVLAEFDALPGLSQDTVPYRKPLVEGGSGHGCGHNTFGVGAVAGAVAIKQWLDTEKHTGTIKVFGTPAEEGGGGKVYMVRDGLFNDVDVVLDWHPSTGNGVTTDTGTAIEMIDYSFFGVAAHAAASPDKGRSALDGVEALNYMVNLLREHVPMSSRIHYVIADGGEAPNVVPDYARVSYYIRSPKREILKDLVEWIGQAAEGAALGTQTKVKSEIVSGFYERLNNRKLSELVQRKLEIVGGVHYDAREKAFAEEIVKGLNKDISILKDAGSVKPLEEEKPSLGGGSSDVGDVSWVVPTVSFNTATFVPGSAGHSWQNVAAGGSTIGTKSLINTAKVFSLSAIELYTNPGLVKEIKDEFDTRRGAGFKYVPLLGDRKPALDYRVKK; encoded by the coding sequence ATGAAAAAAGTATTGTTGGTAATCGCTCTGACAACATTAGCTGTCACTGTATCTGCACAGAAAAATAAAAAGAATATCCCATTAAACAATGTGTCCATCAACTATCTGGACAAGTCTTTCTCTGTATATGATAAATTACAGAAAACGATATGGCGTAATCCTGAACTGGGTTTTCTCGAAACGGAGAGTTCTGCTTTGCTCCAAAACCATCTCAAAGAAAATGAATTTACAGTTGAGGCGGGAGTTGCGGGCATGCCTACCGCATTTGTCGCCACTTACGGATCAGGGCATCCTGTGATAGCTGTACTGGCCGAATTCGATGCTTTGCCCGGTTTATCGCAGGATACAGTCCCCTATCGTAAACCTTTGGTTGAAGGAGGGAGCGGCCACGGTTGCGGTCACAATACATTTGGAGTAGGAGCAGTGGCAGGGGCTGTCGCTATAAAACAATGGCTCGATACGGAAAAACACACAGGTACAATCAAAGTATTCGGTACACCTGCTGAAGAAGGAGGAGGCGGTAAAGTTTATATGGTACGGGACGGGCTATTTAATGACGTAGATGTCGTCCTTGACTGGCATCCTTCTACCGGGAATGGTGTTACAACCGATACAGGAACAGCCATAGAAATGATAGACTACAGCTTCTTTGGAGTGGCGGCCCATGCCGCGGCAAGTCCTGATAAGGGCCGGTCTGCCTTAGACGGCGTAGAAGCACTCAATTATATGGTCAATCTTTTGCGCGAACATGTACCGATGTCGTCCCGTATACATTACGTTATAGCCGATGGGGGTGAAGCGCCGAATGTAGTGCCCGATTATGCAAGGGTTTCCTATTACATACGGAGTCCGAAAAGGGAGATTCTCAAAGACCTTGTGGAATGGATAGGGCAGGCAGCCGAAGGTGCAGCCTTAGGGACACAGACAAAAGTTAAGTCTGAAATTGTATCCGGTTTTTATGAGCGTCTGAATAACCGCAAGCTGTCGGAACTGGTACAGCGTAAACTCGAAATAGTGGGTGGCGTGCATTATGACGCACGTGAAAAGGCCTTTGCCGAGGAAATAGTAAAGGGACTGAATAAAGATATCAGCATACTGAAAGATGCCGGATCGGTGAAGCCTCTGGAAGAAGAAAAACCTTCGCTGGGAGGTGGCTCGTCGGATGTGGGTGACGTTAGCTGGGTAGTACCTACCGTAAGTTTCAATACGGCGACCTTTGTACCGGGAAGTGCAGGGCATAGCTGGCAAAATGTAGCGGCAGGAGGTTCTACTATAGGAACAAAATCGCTGATAAATACAGCTAAAGTATTCAGCCTTTCGGCTATAGAATTATACACAAATCCGGGATTGGTAAAGGAGATAAAAGATGAATTCGATACCCGCAGGGGAGCTGGCTTCAAGTATGTACCACTACTTGGAGACCGGAAGCCGGCACTCGATTACAGAGTGAAGAAATAA